In the Anastrepha obliqua isolate idAnaObli1 chromosome 1, idAnaObli1_1.0, whole genome shotgun sequence genome, one interval contains:
- the LOC129249113 gene encoding uncharacterized protein LOC129249113 yields MLMPRLQYHLNGYSPEMSIALSMQHQQQHINQLLNTAAAATGIVGDVDALLTPIPNNNHPPARMETGRERNLWRTNEIMEVLTIMQEINALDMLNHKAMKSELVFRKVERIMHTRGFRKKSHIQISTKWKFLKSTYRTSRRNGIIPKMIPQAIYEELHKMLQNANNSCSGRSISDCGNSATSVDGDNSNGATVNGSDGINEGQLIISGVEGGYGSGSKNSLDGAVEGHQSDEENGLAHPIFGFRLGLVKQEPADTGYESSMVKEKNSTANIQFQTEIKQEVNEDSDSPVASTTATPQPPVEEQLEHPQPQQRQSIPEIMILSRRTVRHSPAATTTTATSKPNVTTTPKTTATITTQPNPNSTSTASPTPLPPLRIAPFAKVPPSEITTPISTANLPPPPPLAMNPTSRALRLSSAYSSGVYANTAKGNAAAAATSTNTNISAASTATYQRKLTTNNPRGLTIAASERPPTVQPYLRRHEIVVPDLDIAAAPHEYRATQPFYGFPDGPSTSQQAQQHQSQQMEARKHRLKPSLMINNTMPAKRLMRMPEMHTKPAPRQAKLEFVGAGGGGAAADIGDDGLNSSSDEESNDTYQPPPQQQRQEQRQEQQASLDNVEREQSYARVLQDIAISLRQMQREVINEFFKRQMKLAREEHEYQMRQDDLLMKAFKEQSLQFQQLGKQMLGSAVKLEKRKKRLEKQERKQIINHRKMETRQMQKNECKKGKFLLNGSGKPKVQNKEVVEKNEKGVKILMKNLHAQLGLTEDEDGDDEQNQYEYDVSEYLQANSNDMEQTSFDMMNRHEEHNEETEDDAEGNYRSEPIIVGH; encoded by the exons ATGTTGATGCCACGGCTCCAATATCACCTTAATGGTTATAGTCCAGAAATGAGCATAGCATTAAGCATgcaacatcagcaacaacacATCAATCAATTACTGAATACAGCAGCGGCCGCTACTGGCATTGTCGGCGACGTGGACGCCTTACTTACGCCCATACCAAACAACAATCATCCGCCAGCACGCATGGAGACTGGACGCGAACGTAACCTATGGCGCACCAACGAGATTATGGAGGTGCTGACCATTATGCAGGAGATAAACGCTCTCGATATGCTCAACCATAAGGCAATGAAGAGCGAATTGGTGTTCCGTAAAGTGGAAAGAATAATGCATACACGCGGCTTTCGAAAAAAATCACACATACAAATTTCAACCAAGTGGAAATTTCTTAAATCGACTTATAGAACATCGCGACGTAATGGCATAATACCGAAAATGATACCGCAAGCGATTTATGAGGAGTTGCataaaatgttgcagaatgcCAATAACAGTTGCTCGGGCCGTTCGATCAGTGATTGTGGTAATTCGGCTACATCGGTAGACGGTGACAATTCCAATGGTGCCACTGTAAATGGCAGTGATGGTATCAACGAGGGCCAATTGATTATATCGGGGGTTGAAGGTGGCTACGGAAGCGGAAGCAAAAATTCGTTAGATGGTGCGGTTGAGGGTCATCAATCGGACGAAGAGAATGGCTTGGCTCATCCCATATTTGGATTTCGTTTGGGATTAGTAAAGCAGGAACCAGCTGATACAG GTTACGAGAGCTCTATGGTTAAGGAAAAAAACTCAACAGCTAACATACAATTCCAAACCGAAATCAAGCAAGAAGTAAACGAGGACTCTGATTCCCCAGTGGCATCTACCACAGCGACACCGCAGCCGCCAGTCGAAGAACAGCTAGAACATCCACAGCCACAACAACGGCAAAGTATTCCAGAGATAATGATATTGAGTCGACGCACAGTACGCCACTCGCCCGCCGCCACTACCACCACCGCCACAAgcaaaccgaatgtcaccactACACCCAAAACCACCGCAACAATCACAACCCAACCAAATCCAAACAGCACAAGCACTGCGAGTCCAACACCACTACCGCCACTGCGTATCGCACCCTTCGCCAAGGTGCCGCCAAGTGAAATCACTACGCCTATATCAACCGCAAATTTACCACCCCCACCACCGCTGGCCATGAACCCTACATCACGGGCATTGCGGCTGAGTAGCGCCTACAGCAGTGGAGTATATGCGAATACGGCCAAAGGTAATGCCGCAGCCGCCGCCACCAGTACCAACACAAACATTAGCGCCGCTAGTACTGCAACATATCAACGCAAACTTACCACCAATAATCCGCGTGGGCTCACCATTGCCGCTTCGGAACGGCCGCCTACGGTACAGCCATATTTGCGACGTCATGAAATTGTGGTGCCCGACTTAGATATAGCGGCAGCACCACACGAATATCGGGCGACACAACCATTTTACGGGTTTCCCGATGGTCCATCTACCAGTCAACAAGCCCAGCAACATCAATCGCAACAGATGGAAGCGCGAAAGCACCGCTTAAAACCATCACTCATGATTAACAACACTATGCCGGCAAAACGTCTGATGCGGATGCCCGAAATGCACACAAAACCAGCACCGCGACAAGCAAAATTAGAATTCGTTGgtgctggtggtggtggtgctgcTGCTGATATTGGAGACGATGGACTGAATTCCAGTTCCGACGAGGAAAGCAACGACACTTATCAACCGCCGCCACAACAGCAGAGGCAAGAGCAACGGCAAGAGCAACAGGCGTCGTTGGACAACGTTGAGCGCGAACAGAGCTATGCCAGAGTGTTGCAAGACATAGCGATTTCCTTGCGGCAAATGCAACGTGAagtgatcaacgagttcttcaAGCGACAAATGAAGTTAGCACGCGAAGAGCACGAATACCAGATGCGACAAGATGATTTGCTGATGAAAGCATTCAAGGAACAATCGCTACAATTCCAACAGTTGGGCAAGCAAATGTTGGGTAGCGCCGTAAAGCTGGAAAAGCGCAAAAAGCGATTGGAAAAACAAGAACGGAAGCAGATTATAAATCACAGAAAGATGGAGACACGCCAAATGCAGAAAAATGAGTGCAAGAAAGGaaaatttttgcttaatggCAGTGGCAAGCCGAAGGTGCAGAATAAAGAAGTAgtggagaaaaatgaaaaaggcgTGAAGATACTAATGAAGAATTTGCACGCACAACTGGGTCTGACGGAAGATGAGGATGGTGACGATGAACAGAATCAATACGAATATGATGTTAGTGAATATTTGCAAGCTAATAGTAATGATATGGAGCAAACATCATTCGATATGATGAACCGGCACGAAGAGCACAACGAGGAGACCGAAGACGATGCCGAGGGGAATTATAGATCCGAACCCATAATAGTCGGACATTAG